A stretch of the Corynebacterium maris DSM 45190 genome encodes the following:
- a CDS encoding PRC and DUF2382 domain-containing protein yields MATNRQIRELLDATAYDVDGDKLGNVKEVYINDTTGQPDFVEVNHGLFGMNSSLVPLRGHSLAGEDLRLAFNKDRIKDAPNLEDEAHLSTDEQQSLYAHYGLDATENVTTYEPDHRDRAGLTDQPRTAGVGGGADQDVADVNRPNTGAGFATGAGLETDAERVAEADRVADADRNRVAGTETDGVIRSEERLNVDKDRVDAGEARLRKYVVHDTETVEVPVEREEVHVERTPLDADDAAAVRNADLGEDEASVTLSEERVNVSKDTVPVEKVSLEKDTVRDTETVSEDVAKERVETDLTDEEAARRRDRR; encoded by the coding sequence ATGGCTACCAACCGTCAGATCCGCGAACTGCTCGACGCCACCGCTTACGACGTAGACGGCGACAAGCTGGGCAACGTCAAGGAGGTGTACATCAACGACACCACCGGCCAGCCGGATTTCGTTGAGGTCAACCACGGCCTGTTCGGCATGAATTCCTCCCTGGTCCCGCTCCGTGGCCATTCCCTCGCCGGCGAGGACCTGCGCCTGGCATTCAACAAGGACCGCATCAAGGACGCCCCGAACCTGGAGGATGAGGCCCACCTGTCCACCGACGAGCAGCAGTCCCTGTACGCCCACTACGGCCTGGACGCCACTGAAAACGTGACCACCTACGAGCCGGATCACCGCGACCGTGCCGGTCTCACCGACCAGCCCCGCACCGCCGGCGTCGGCGGCGGTGCCGACCAGGACGTCGCCGACGTCAACCGTCCCAACACTGGAGCAGGCTTCGCCACCGGCGCCGGCCTCGAGACGGATGCAGAGCGCGTCGCCGAGGCTGACCGCGTCGCTGACGCCGACCGCAACCGTGTCGCCGGCACCGAGACCGACGGCGTCATCCGTTCTGAGGAGCGCCTGAACGTGGACAAGGACCGCGTCGACGCCGGCGAGGCCCGCCTGCGCAAGTACGTCGTCCACGACACCGAGACCGTCGAGGTCCCGGTCGAGCGCGAAGAGGTCCACGTCGAGCGCACCCCGCTGGACGCCGATGACGCCGCCGCCGTCCGCAACGCCGACCTCGGCGAGGACGAAGCCTCCGTCACCCTCAGCGAAGAGCGCGTGAACGTCTCCAAGGACACCGTCCCGGTGGAGAAGGTCAGCCTGGAAAAGGACACCGTCCGTGACACCGAGACCGTCTCCGAGGACGTCGCCAAGGAGCGCGTCGAGACCGACCTCACCGACGAAGAAGCGGCCCGTCGCCGCGACCGTCGCTAA
- a CDS encoding GNAT family N-acetyltransferase: MTTFFSVSSLSEMAALEVHRLYKLRVDVFVHEQATPYAEIDDIDAEPTTKHMLAWRRGDGPTQLVGTARIYPDVVDGQDVTQLGRFVVADSDRGTGLAQELMFQTQRLAFETYPGRDVHLSAQSELTGYYAKYGFEPTGEQYDDSGVPHQPMMLSAGALSEIVTARR; this comes from the coding sequence ATGACCACATTCTTTTCGGTGAGTTCCCTGTCCGAGATGGCTGCTCTGGAAGTCCATCGCTTGTACAAGCTGCGCGTGGACGTCTTCGTCCACGAGCAGGCCACCCCCTACGCCGAAATCGACGACATCGACGCCGAACCGACCACGAAGCACATGCTGGCGTGGCGTCGGGGTGACGGGCCGACCCAGCTGGTCGGCACCGCCCGTATCTACCCGGACGTCGTCGACGGCCAGGACGTGACCCAGTTGGGCCGTTTCGTCGTCGCCGACTCCGACCGCGGCACCGGGCTCGCCCAGGAGCTGATGTTCCAGACCCAACGTCTGGCGTTCGAGACCTATCCCGGCCGCGACGTGCACCTGTCCGCCCAGTCGGAACTGACGGGCTACTACGCCAAGTACGGCTTCGAGCCGACGGGCGAGCAATACGACGACTCCGGCGTCCCCCACCAGCCGATGATGCTTTCGGCGGGCGCGCTCTCCGAGATCGTCACCGCCCGCCGCTGA
- a CDS encoding FUSC family protein: MAKQRMGTRERLKVIDQSLQARSRRLRTRAISIIQITIAAGVAYWAAQQLLGHEMPFFAPITVVIILGLSGVDRIKRALDMSLGSVLGVLVGDLLSLWLGPGAWQLAIIVAVSLTLASFVTTSQMVNNQVAIGAILISTIMPPGAEMTGLDRTMDAIVGSLIGLSAAALIPSAPLRRGREQAAKVLEMASSVLDDISDGLRERDVEKIDEALTAARGSQDSINAMETAARSGMETSRLSPILWSARRHVRHFERAVNPVDNMVRNARVLARRALVLTEDRDEVSEAQLEILDELAAVSLSLSDVFEGKDESEEALEIPELVNRLRALGAKAGMDVVDDKSVLSAYVILAQSRSIISDLLEVCGMSRESAVAVLAPTSETPAYPPEVWEDDA, encoded by the coding sequence ATGGCAAAGCAACGCATGGGCACGAGGGAGAGGCTCAAGGTCATCGACCAATCCCTGCAGGCGCGGTCGCGCCGCCTGCGGACACGTGCCATCTCCATCATTCAGATCACCATCGCGGCGGGCGTGGCCTACTGGGCCGCGCAGCAGTTGCTGGGGCACGAGATGCCGTTCTTCGCCCCCATCACGGTGGTCATCATTCTCGGGCTGTCGGGCGTGGACCGCATCAAACGGGCGCTGGACATGTCGCTGGGCAGTGTCCTCGGCGTGCTGGTCGGTGACTTGTTGTCCCTGTGGCTGGGGCCTGGCGCGTGGCAACTGGCCATCATCGTGGCGGTGTCGTTGACGCTGGCGTCGTTCGTCACCACTTCCCAGATGGTCAACAATCAGGTCGCCATCGGCGCGATCCTGATTTCCACGATCATGCCGCCCGGTGCGGAGATGACTGGTCTGGACCGCACGATGGACGCCATCGTGGGCTCACTCATCGGTTTGTCGGCGGCGGCGCTGATCCCGTCGGCGCCGCTGCGCCGGGGTAGGGAGCAGGCGGCGAAAGTGCTGGAGATGGCCTCGTCGGTGTTGGACGATATCTCTGACGGTCTGCGCGAGCGCGACGTCGAGAAGATCGATGAGGCGTTGACCGCCGCCCGCGGTTCGCAGGACAGCATCAACGCCATGGAGACGGCGGCGCGCTCGGGAATGGAGACGTCCCGGTTGTCGCCGATTCTGTGGAGTGCGCGCAGGCACGTGCGTCACTTCGAGCGGGCGGTCAACCCGGTGGACAACATGGTCCGTAACGCGCGTGTTCTGGCCCGGCGGGCGCTGGTCCTCACGGAGGACCGGGACGAGGTCAGTGAAGCGCAGTTGGAGATCCTCGACGAATTGGCGGCGGTGTCGCTGTCGCTGAGCGACGTGTTCGAGGGCAAGGATGAGTCGGAGGAGGCGCTGGAGATTCCGGAGCTGGTCAACCGGTTGCGTGCGTTGGGGGCGAAAGCGGGCATGGACGTCGTGGACGACAAGTCGGTGCTGTCCGCTTATGTGATCTTGGCGCAGTCGCGGTCCATCATTTCGGATCTGCTGGAGGTCTGCGGCATGTCGCGGGAGTCTGCGGTGGCTGTGTTGGCCCCGACGTCGGAGACGCCGGCCTACCCGCCGGAGGTGTGGGAGGACGACGCTTAA
- a CDS encoding YbjN domain-containing protein — MTQLPEFDDARVRAAVDAIGAPWTESPTGGTVTFFRSGYFVPAATEDKLILTGLLDLDLDAQLRDAAVEAVETWHRTRWFPKATCSEVSVEDGCFRVLIETTAYYEHGVSDAQLESQLRSFIAAAEELAQEMAQTLGVTPDW; from the coding sequence ATGACGCAGCTACCGGAGTTTGACGACGCGCGGGTGCGCGCCGCCGTCGACGCCATCGGCGCTCCCTGGACGGAGTCGCCCACGGGCGGGACCGTCACGTTCTTCCGATCCGGGTATTTCGTTCCGGCCGCGACCGAGGACAAGCTCATCCTCACGGGCCTGCTGGATCTGGACCTTGACGCGCAGCTGCGCGACGCCGCCGTCGAAGCCGTGGAAACGTGGCACCGCACCCGGTGGTTCCCCAAGGCCACCTGCTCGGAGGTTTCCGTGGAGGACGGGTGTTTCCGGGTCCTCATCGAGACGACCGCCTACTACGAGCACGGCGTCAGCGATGCGCAGCTGGAGTCGCAGCTGCGTTCGTTCATCGCGGCCGCGGAGGAGTTGGCGCAGGAGATGGCGCAGACCCTGGGCGTGACGCCGGACTGGTGA
- a CDS encoding FAD-dependent oxidoreductase, producing the protein MASPLRIAVVGAGPAGIYASDLLVKSGVDVRVDLIEKMPAPFGLIRYGVAPDHPRIKGIVKSLHRVLEQEEIRFLGNIEVGKDITVEDMREYYDAIVFSTGATDDRDFQIPGHDLDGSHGAGEFVGFYDGNPNFSRDWDLDAEKVAVIGVGNVALDIARVLAKTADELRVTEIPDNVYENLSRSRIKEVHIFGRRGPAQVKFTPQELKELDHSPTIEVIVDPDDIDYDEASESARREAKAVDQVCQILEGYAMREPKEAPHKIYIHLFEAPVEILGEDGKVAGLKTERTELDGAGNVTRTGEETTWEAQQVYHAIGYRPEGVEGVPYDENESVMPNDGGRVLDGPGGEAVPGLYATGWIKRGPVGLIGNTKSDAKDTTAMLLEDHEAGKLEPAPKRELQDILDRLAQSDVAVTTWEGWHRLDAAERAAGEAEGRERKKIVEWDDMVKHAGPEYHI; encoded by the coding sequence ATGGCTTCCCCCCTCCGCATCGCCGTCGTCGGCGCCGGCCCCGCCGGCATCTACGCCTCGGACCTGCTGGTCAAGTCCGGCGTCGACGTCCGCGTCGACCTCATCGAGAAGATGCCGGCCCCCTTCGGCCTGATCCGCTACGGCGTCGCCCCGGACCACCCCCGCATCAAGGGCATCGTGAAGTCGCTTCACCGCGTCCTCGAGCAGGAGGAGATCCGCTTCCTGGGCAACATCGAGGTGGGCAAGGACATCACCGTCGAGGACATGCGCGAGTACTACGACGCCATCGTCTTCTCCACCGGCGCCACCGACGACCGCGACTTCCAGATCCCGGGCCACGACCTCGACGGCAGCCACGGCGCCGGTGAGTTCGTCGGCTTCTACGACGGCAACCCGAACTTCAGCCGCGACTGGGACTTGGACGCCGAGAAGGTCGCCGTCATCGGCGTGGGCAACGTCGCCCTCGACATCGCCCGCGTGCTGGCCAAGACCGCCGACGAACTGCGCGTCACCGAAATTCCGGACAACGTCTACGAAAACCTCTCCCGCAGCCGCATCAAGGAGGTCCACATCTTCGGCCGCCGCGGCCCGGCGCAGGTGAAGTTCACCCCGCAGGAGCTCAAGGAGCTCGACCACTCCCCCACCATCGAGGTCATCGTGGACCCGGACGACATCGACTACGACGAGGCCTCCGAAAGCGCCCGTCGCGAAGCCAAGGCCGTCGACCAGGTCTGCCAGATCCTGGAGGGCTACGCCATGCGCGAGCCCAAGGAAGCGCCGCACAAGATCTACATCCACCTCTTCGAGGCCCCGGTGGAGATCCTCGGCGAAGACGGCAAGGTCGCCGGGCTGAAGACCGAGCGCACCGAGCTCGACGGCGCCGGCAACGTCACCCGCACCGGCGAGGAGACCACCTGGGAGGCCCAGCAGGTCTACCACGCCATCGGCTACCGCCCCGAGGGCGTCGAGGGCGTGCCGTATGACGAGAATGAGTCGGTGATGCCGAACGACGGCGGCCGCGTGCTCGACGGCCCCGGCGGCGAGGCCGTCCCGGGCCTGTACGCCACCGGCTGGATCAAGCGCGGCCCGGTCGGCCTGATCGGCAACACCAAGTCCGACGCCAAGGACACCACCGCCATGCTGCTGGAAGACCACGAGGCCGGCAAGCTGGAGCCGGCCCCGAAGCGCGAACTCCAGGACATCCTGGACCGTCTCGCCCAGAGCGACGTCGCGGTGACCACCTGGGAAGGCTGGCACCGTCTCGACGCCGCCGAGCGCGCCGCCGGCGAGGCCGAAGGCCGCGAGCGCAAGAAGATCGTCGAATGGGACGACATGGTCAAGCACGCCGGCCCGGAGTACCACATCTAA
- a CDS encoding DMT family transporter → MSYTDTTGTTAAAIKDEAGTAPKYEMTHGKAVAILLIGTACLAFSAIWVKGANFEPATSVVLRCWLPIIIFLPFAWREYKKKGGLNKAGIIWSAIAGLILGIDFTAWNYSIFFVGAGIASVLLNLQVIILPLLAFFIDRERIPRSYWLVLPVMAVGIVAVGGVFDMLMPGYEAAAGPAEVWGIPTAVLGTVAGLVSGICYGTYLYTSRKATVVNPGKYVQPIFIVTIFQGIAPIIWMLIRGEGFNLTQGVLIDGELPTVNPEAMAGDPIDAMNWVNMIMLAVLGQFIAWTFVQIGSSNMDATLSGGLLLLSPVSTIFIAAVIYAEIPTVLQVVGVVLVLGAVGYQNGVHKLFIKGKDVKPVGLEKQHSTSYREGDFAEVGTIRTDTRTPREE, encoded by the coding sequence ATGTCTTATACCGACACGACGGGGACAACTGCAGCGGCCATCAAAGATGAGGCCGGAACCGCCCCCAAGTACGAAATGACCCACGGCAAGGCCGTCGCCATCCTCCTGATCGGCACCGCCTGCCTCGCTTTCTCCGCGATCTGGGTCAAGGGCGCGAACTTCGAGCCGGCCACTTCCGTGGTGCTGCGCTGCTGGCTGCCGATCATCATTTTCCTTCCCTTCGCCTGGCGCGAGTACAAGAAGAAGGGCGGGCTGAACAAGGCGGGCATCATTTGGTCGGCCATCGCCGGTTTGATTCTGGGCATCGACTTCACGGCCTGGAACTACTCGATCTTCTTCGTCGGCGCCGGCATTGCGTCGGTGTTGCTGAACTTGCAGGTGATTATCCTGCCGCTGCTGGCCTTCTTCATCGACCGTGAGCGCATCCCCCGCTCCTACTGGTTGGTTCTGCCGGTCATGGCCGTCGGCATCGTCGCCGTCGGCGGCGTGTTCGACATGCTGATGCCGGGCTACGAGGCCGCCGCCGGCCCCGCCGAGGTGTGGGGCATCCCGACCGCAGTCCTGGGCACCGTCGCCGGCCTGGTCTCCGGCATCTGCTATGGCACTTACCTGTACACCTCGCGTAAGGCCACCGTGGTCAACCCGGGCAAGTACGTCCAGCCGATCTTCATCGTCACGATCTTCCAGGGCATCGCCCCGATCATCTGGATGCTCATCCGCGGCGAGGGCTTCAACCTCACCCAGGGCGTCCTGATCGACGGCGAGCTGCCGACGGTCAACCCGGAGGCCATGGCCGGTGACCCGATCGACGCCATGAACTGGGTCAACATGATCATGCTCGCGGTGCTGGGTCAGTTCATCGCCTGGACCTTCGTCCAGATCGGTTCCTCCAACATGGACGCCACGCTCTCCGGTGGCCTGCTGCTGCTGTCCCCGGTCTCCACGATCTTCATCGCCGCCGTCATCTACGCCGAGATCCCGACCGTTCTCCAGGTCGTCGGCGTGGTTCTGGTCCTGGGCGCAGTGGGATACCAGAACGGAGTCCACAAGCTCTTTATCAAGGGCAAGGACGTCAAACCGGTGGGCCTGGAAAAGCAGCACTCCACCAGTTACCGAGAAGGGGACTTCGCGGAGGTCGGCACAATCCGCACGGACACCCGCACCCCTCGGGAAGAATAG
- a CDS encoding YbjN domain-containing protein has protein sequence MDTLPAVSAARIRAVLEERGLDYTVNDVDDTGFTTGDIDYWVLLSGEPASVVSVTATDSRVVGSGRLDRVREFIDDWHAHTHWPVCAPARTDGGGVRLSAHMSADWSVGVTEEQLMDQIDMGVAIIAAAFREFGAALALDEEGEA, from the coding sequence ATGGATACTCTTCCCGCAGTCAGCGCGGCCCGGATCCGGGCCGTCTTGGAGGAACGCGGACTGGACTACACCGTCAACGACGTCGACGACACCGGCTTCACCACCGGCGACATCGATTATTGGGTGTTGCTGTCCGGGGAGCCCGCCAGCGTCGTGTCCGTCACCGCGACTGATTCTCGGGTCGTCGGCTCCGGGCGACTGGACCGGGTGCGGGAGTTCATCGACGACTGGCACGCGCACACCCACTGGCCGGTGTGCGCGCCGGCCCGCACCGACGGCGGCGGGGTGCGGCTGAGCGCGCACATGAGCGCCGACTGGTCCGTCGGCGTCACTGAGGAGCAGCTCATGGATCAGATCGACATGGGCGTGGCCATCATCGCGGCGGCGTTTCGCGAGTTCGGCGCCGCCCTCGCCCTCGACGAAGAAGGAGAGGCATGA
- the fbaA gene encoding class II fructose-bisphosphate aldolase yields MPIATPEVYNEMLDRAKEGGYAYPAINCTSSETINAALKGFAEAESDGIIQFSTGGSEFGSGLGVKNMVAGASALAAFAHEAAKHYGINVALHTDHCQKEKLDTFVRPLLEISQERVNAGQLPLFQSHMWDGSAVELEENLEIAQELLAKSTAANIILEVEIGVVGGEEDGVTGEMGDKMYTTPGDFEKTVDALGLGEKGRYLLAATFGNVHGVYKPGNVKLRPEILRQGQDVAVKKAGLEAGAKPFDLVFHGGSGSSVEDIEEALSYGVIKMNVDTDTQYAFSRPIVSHMFQNYDGVLKIDGEVGNKKVYDPRSYLKKAEQSMAERVIESCQDLHSAGKSVSK; encoded by the coding sequence ATGCCTATCGCAACTCCCGAGGTCTACAACGAGATGCTCGACCGCGCCAAGGAAGGCGGCTACGCCTACCCCGCGATCAACTGCACCTCGTCCGAGACGATCAACGCCGCTCTGAAGGGCTTCGCCGAGGCGGAGTCCGACGGCATCATCCAGTTCTCCACTGGTGGCTCCGAGTTCGGCTCTGGCCTGGGGGTGAAGAACATGGTCGCCGGCGCGAGCGCCTTGGCCGCCTTCGCTCACGAAGCCGCGAAGCACTACGGCATCAACGTCGCCCTGCACACGGATCATTGCCAGAAGGAAAAGCTGGACACCTTCGTGCGTCCGCTGCTCGAGATCTCCCAGGAGCGCGTCAACGCCGGTCAGTTGCCGCTGTTCCAATCCCACATGTGGGACGGCTCCGCCGTTGAACTGGAGGAAAACCTGGAGATCGCCCAGGAATTGCTGGCGAAGTCCACGGCCGCGAACATCATCCTCGAGGTCGAGATCGGCGTCGTCGGCGGTGAAGAGGACGGCGTGACCGGCGAGATGGGCGACAAGATGTACACCACCCCGGGTGACTTCGAGAAGACCGTCGACGCCTTGGGCCTGGGTGAGAAGGGTCGCTACCTGCTGGCCGCCACCTTCGGAAACGTCCACGGCGTGTACAAGCCGGGCAACGTCAAGCTGCGCCCGGAGATCCTGCGCCAGGGCCAGGACGTCGCCGTCAAGAAGGCCGGCCTGGAGGCCGGCGCGAAGCCGTTCGACCTGGTCTTCCACGGTGGTTCCGGCTCGTCGGTCGAGGACATCGAGGAGGCGCTGTCCTACGGCGTGATCAAGATGAACGTCGACACCGACACCCAGTACGCCTTCAGCCGCCCGATCGTCAGCCACATGTTCCAGAACTACGACGGTGTGCTGAAGATCGACGGCGAGGTCGGCAACAAGAAGGTCTACGACCCGCGCAGCTACCTCAAGAAGGCTGAGCAGTCCATGGCCGAGCGCGTCATCGAGTCCTGCCAGGACCTGCACTCCGCAGGCAAGTCCGTCTCCAAGTAA
- the purT gene encoding formate-dependent phosphoribosylglycinamide formyltransferase produces the protein MTEPDDVAPQPISRLGTPMSGNATKVLLLGSGEIGRELTISFQRLGLEVHAVDRYPNAPAHQVAQFAHVADVRDPEQILGLVQRLRPDYVVPEIEAVAADALAEVEARGSAEVIPVAHACGLTGGRQAIRTKAHQELGLPTTAYRFATDREEFAAAFEELGYPCVVKPESATSGRGHSTVRGPEDVDDAWRHAQRVPAPGPVTVERFVDFDYEVTIIAVRSIDPATGELATWFCEPIGHRHESGDLVECWQPMQMSQRAMDNARSVAARITNALGGRGVFGVELFVAGDDVYFSSVTPRPHDTGFVTLQSQRFSQFDLHARAILGLPIDVTLTTPGASVVLHADAASRTVSYTGLADALAVSETDVTVFGKPTTYEGRRMGLAISTGETVEAARQRAAEAAAKLVVETR, from the coding sequence ATGACGGAACCGGACGACGTGGCCCCGCAGCCGATCTCCCGCCTGGGCACGCCCATGAGCGGCAACGCCACCAAGGTGCTGCTGCTCGGCAGCGGGGAGATCGGCCGGGAACTGACCATCTCCTTTCAGCGCCTCGGGCTGGAGGTGCATGCCGTCGACCGGTACCCGAACGCCCCGGCCCACCAGGTGGCCCAGTTCGCGCACGTCGCCGACGTGCGCGACCCGGAGCAGATCCTCGGCCTGGTGCAACGCCTGCGGCCGGACTACGTGGTGCCCGAGATCGAGGCCGTGGCCGCCGACGCGTTGGCCGAGGTGGAGGCCCGGGGCAGCGCCGAAGTCATCCCCGTCGCGCACGCCTGCGGGCTGACCGGCGGGCGCCAGGCGATCCGGACGAAGGCGCACCAGGAACTCGGCCTGCCTACGACCGCCTACCGCTTCGCCACCGACCGCGAGGAATTTGCGGCGGCGTTTGAGGAGCTCGGTTATCCGTGCGTGGTCAAGCCGGAGTCGGCGACCTCCGGCCGCGGCCACAGCACCGTGCGCGGGCCGGAGGACGTCGACGACGCCTGGCGGCACGCCCAGCGCGTGCCGGCCCCCGGCCCCGTGACCGTCGAGCGCTTCGTCGACTTCGACTACGAGGTCACCATCATCGCGGTGCGCTCCATCGACCCCGCCACCGGTGAGTTGGCGACCTGGTTCTGTGAACCGATCGGGCACCGTCACGAAAGCGGTGATCTGGTCGAATGTTGGCAGCCGATGCAGATGAGCCAGCGCGCGATGGACAACGCCCGCTCCGTCGCCGCCCGCATCACCAACGCCTTGGGCGGGCGCGGCGTCTTCGGCGTCGAGCTGTTCGTCGCCGGCGACGACGTGTACTTCTCCTCGGTCACCCCGCGCCCGCACGACACCGGGTTCGTCACGCTGCAGTCCCAGCGCTTTTCCCAGTTCGACCTGCACGCCCGCGCCATCCTGGGTCTGCCGATCGACGTCACGCTCACCACCCCGGGCGCCTCCGTGGTGCTGCATGCCGACGCCGCGTCGCGCACCGTCAGCTACACCGGGCTCGCCGATGCGCTGGCGGTCAGCGAAACCGACGTCACCGTCTTCGGCAAGCCCACCACCTACGAGGGGCGTCGCATGGGGTTGGCGATCTCCACGGGCGAGACCGTCGAGGCCGCCCGCCAACGCGCGGCGGAGGCGGCGGCGAAACTCGTCGTCGAAACCCGCTAG
- a CDS encoding adenylosuccinate synthase: MAAIVIVGAQWGDEGKGKATDILGGRVDYVVKPNGGNNAGHTVVVGGEKYELKLLPAGILSENATPVLGNGVVVNLEALFEEIDGLEARGADTSRLRISANAHLVAPYHQVLDRVQERFLGKRAIGTTGRGIGPTYADKIGRVGIRVQDVFDESILRQKIESALDVKNQMLVKMYNRKAIDPEEIVDYFLGYRDRLEPMVIDSEQVLNRALDEGKHVLMEGGQATMLDVDHGTYPFVTSSNPTAGGACVGAGVGPTRITSALGIIKAYTTRVGAGPFPTELFDKWGEYLQEVGGEVGVNTGRKRRCGWYDSVIARYASRVNGFTDYFLTKLDVLTGIGEIPICVAYEVDGERFDEMPLTQSQVHHATPIYETMPAWDEDITGVTQFEDLPQKAQDYVLRLEELSGCRISYIGVGPGRDQTIVRHDVLEA; this comes from the coding sequence ATGGCTGCAATCGTGATCGTGGGCGCCCAGTGGGGCGACGAAGGCAAGGGCAAGGCCACCGACATCCTCGGCGGACGCGTCGACTACGTGGTCAAGCCGAACGGCGGCAACAACGCCGGACACACCGTCGTCGTCGGCGGTGAAAAGTACGAGCTCAAGCTCCTGCCCGCCGGGATACTCTCCGAGAACGCCACCCCGGTGCTGGGCAACGGCGTAGTGGTCAACCTGGAGGCGCTGTTCGAGGAGATCGACGGACTCGAGGCCCGGGGCGCCGACACTTCGCGGCTGCGCATCTCCGCCAACGCCCACCTGGTCGCCCCCTACCACCAGGTGCTCGACCGGGTGCAGGAACGTTTCCTGGGCAAGCGCGCCATCGGCACCACCGGCCGCGGCATCGGCCCGACCTACGCGGACAAGATCGGCCGCGTCGGCATTCGCGTGCAGGACGTGTTCGACGAGTCGATCCTGCGCCAGAAGATCGAGTCCGCCCTCGACGTCAAAAACCAGATGCTGGTCAAGATGTACAACCGCAAGGCGATCGACCCGGAGGAGATCGTCGACTACTTCCTCGGCTACCGCGATCGCCTCGAGCCGATGGTCATCGACTCCGAGCAGGTGCTGAACCGGGCGCTGGACGAGGGCAAGCACGTGCTCATGGAGGGCGGCCAGGCCACCATGCTCGACGTCGACCACGGCACTTACCCGTTCGTGACCTCCTCGAACCCGACCGCCGGCGGCGCCTGCGTCGGCGCCGGCGTCGGACCCACGCGCATCACGTCCGCGCTGGGCATCATCAAGGCCTACACCACCCGCGTCGGCGCGGGCCCGTTCCCGACCGAACTCTTCGACAAGTGGGGCGAGTACCTGCAGGAGGTCGGCGGAGAGGTCGGCGTCAACACCGGGCGTAAGCGCCGTTGCGGCTGGTACGACTCGGTCATCGCCCGCTACGCCTCCCGCGTCAACGGTTTCACCGACTACTTCCTGACCAAGCTGGACGTGCTCACCGGCATCGGCGAGATCCCGATCTGCGTCGCCTACGAGGTCGACGGCGAGCGTTTCGACGAGATGCCGTTGACCCAGTCCCAGGTCCACCACGCCACCCCGATCTACGAGACGATGCCCGCCTGGGACGAGGACATCACCGGCGTCACCCAGTTCGAGGACCTGCCGCAGAAGGCACAGGACTACGTGCTGCGCCTCGAAGAGCTCTCCGGCTGCCGGATCTCCTACATCGGCGTCGGCCCGGGCCGTGATCAGACCATCGTGCGCCACGACGTGCTGGAGGCGTAA